In a single window of the Parafrankia irregularis genome:
- a CDS encoding VWA domain-containing protein, whose protein sequence is MTPGPPTFVTDLIDQLRRRAFMLGPEDVAALRQALAAGFGWSSRAALEDLCVTLWAKSDREADVVRAAFLRVDVPDLDPPAVGEDDSAEDDAAGGPTVGRPDAGPDSAGSLGAGEVRADPMGGLPALPAPSFADVDRRLVLVPRYPVSDREIAQAWRRVRRPVRVGPAVEVDVDASLRRRCASGVATAPVLVARRRNAARMLVLIDAGGSMAPYADYVEHVRAALTETARSETTTVRYFHNVPAPSPDRRLLDTLSDPFAGHLDEILRRISPLPNGAVYADPALTRAERLADLLDLDDATAAGGPTGAVVIGDAGAARGRYDPVRLLDTIALLKALRERCGRLVWLNPTPAGRWAGSTAGRVGRHVPMFPLATKAGLDAAVEALRGRSVLVEAPL, encoded by the coding sequence ATGACCCCCGGCCCTCCGACGTTCGTCACCGATCTGATCGACCAGCTGCGGCGGCGAGCGTTCATGCTCGGCCCCGAAGACGTCGCCGCGCTGCGCCAGGCTCTCGCCGCCGGCTTCGGCTGGTCCTCCCGCGCGGCACTGGAGGACCTGTGCGTCACGCTGTGGGCCAAGTCGGACCGCGAGGCCGACGTCGTGCGGGCCGCGTTCCTGCGGGTGGACGTGCCGGACCTCGACCCGCCGGCTGTCGGCGAGGACGACTCGGCGGAGGACGACGCCGCTGGAGGCCCGACCGTCGGCAGGCCCGATGCCGGGCCGGATTCCGCTGGTTCACTCGGTGCTGGGGAGGTCCGCGCCGACCCGATGGGCGGTCTGCCGGCGCTTCCGGCCCCGTCCTTCGCCGATGTGGACCGCCGGCTGGTGCTGGTTCCGCGGTACCCGGTGAGCGACCGGGAGATCGCGCAGGCCTGGCGGCGGGTCCGCCGCCCGGTGCGGGTCGGCCCCGCCGTCGAGGTCGACGTGGACGCATCCCTGCGCCGGCGCTGCGCCAGCGGCGTGGCGACGGCGCCGGTCCTTGTCGCCCGGCGGCGCAACGCCGCCCGCATGCTGGTCCTCATCGACGCGGGCGGGTCGATGGCCCCGTACGCGGACTATGTCGAACACGTCCGGGCCGCGCTGACGGAGACCGCCCGCTCCGAGACGACCACTGTTCGATATTTCCACAACGTGCCGGCCCCGAGCCCCGACCGGCGGCTGCTGGACACGTTGTCCGACCCGTTCGCCGGCCACCTCGACGAGATCCTGCGCCGGATCTCGCCGCTGCCGAACGGCGCTGTCTACGCCGACCCGGCGCTGACCCGGGCCGAGCGGCTGGCCGACCTGCTCGACCTCGACGACGCGACGGCGGCCGGCGGCCCGACGGGAGCGGTGGTGATCGGGGACGCGGGGGCCGCCCGCGGCCGCTACGACCCGGTGCGGCTTCTCGACACGATCGCCCTTCTGAAGGCATTACGGGAACGGTGCGGTCGCCTGGTCTGGCTGAACCCGACGCCGGCCGGCCGCTGGGCCGGCTCGACCGCCGGCCGGGTCGGCCGGCATGTGCCGATGTTCCCGCTGGCCACCAAGGCCGGCCTCGACGCGGCGGTGGAGGCTCTGCGCGGCCGGTCGGTCCTGGTGGAGGCGCCGCTGTGA
- a CDS encoding AAA family ATPase, translated as MRTRHRVDTSTQFDPAAALPERRRIERADLEPVPATVTDTVEVGREPYIAGPRLAEAVNVAVALGRPLLLQGDPGAGKTRLAHAVAYALGLPLEEMYVKSTTRAQDLLYTYDAVRRLYDAQLPAGTAGDPGNVGDYVRLGPLGRAIARAEQGRRSVLLIDEIDKADIDFPNDLLRELDQLAFDVAEQPGRRHAVPEDRPDLRPIIFVTNNEEKVLPSAFLRRCVFHFVEFPRDVGLLDEILAAHEVPEAALREGAIDVLVRLRSLNLTKRPGLSELLDWVGYLRAVQTPVVELDLLPYIGALLKVRSDVALAETMPAPGAASPSGRAIGDRLPRGLPGGDGG; from the coding sequence ATGCGTACCCGCCATCGGGTCGACACGTCCACGCAGTTCGACCCGGCCGCAGCCCTCCCGGAACGTCGGCGCATCGAGCGGGCCGACCTGGAACCGGTGCCGGCCACCGTCACCGACACGGTGGAGGTTGGCCGAGAGCCCTACATCGCCGGCCCCCGACTGGCCGAGGCGGTCAACGTCGCCGTCGCCCTGGGGCGGCCGCTGCTGCTCCAGGGCGACCCCGGCGCGGGCAAGACGCGGCTGGCCCATGCCGTGGCCTACGCGCTGGGCCTGCCGCTGGAGGAGATGTACGTCAAGTCGACGACCCGGGCCCAGGACCTGCTCTACACCTATGACGCAGTCCGCCGGCTGTATGACGCCCAGCTCCCGGCGGGAACAGCCGGAGACCCGGGGAACGTCGGCGACTACGTCCGGCTGGGGCCGCTCGGGCGGGCCATCGCCCGGGCCGAACAGGGGCGGCGCTCCGTCCTGCTGATCGACGAGATCGACAAGGCCGACATCGACTTCCCGAACGACCTGCTGCGCGAGCTGGACCAGCTCGCCTTCGACGTCGCCGAGCAGCCCGGCCGCCGTCACGCCGTCCCGGAGGACCGACCGGACCTGCGGCCGATCATCTTCGTGACAAACAACGAGGAGAAGGTGCTGCCGAGCGCGTTCCTGCGGCGGTGCGTCTTCCATTTCGTGGAGTTCCCGCGTGACGTCGGGCTGCTGGACGAGATCCTGGCCGCGCACGAGGTGCCTGAAGCGGCGCTGCGCGAGGGCGCGATCGACGTCCTGGTCCGGCTGCGGTCGCTGAACCTGACCAAGCGGCCGGGCCTGTCCGAGCTGCTTGACTGGGTCGGCTACCTGCGGGCTGTCCAGACACCGGTCGTCGAACTGGACCTCCTGCCCTACATCGGCGCGCTGCTGAAGGTGCGCTCCGACGTCGCCTTGGCTGAGACCATGCCGGCACCGGGCGCTGCCTCGCCGTCCGGCCGAGCCATCGGGGATCGCCTGCCGCGCGGGCTGCCGGGTGGTGACGGCGGATGA
- a CDS encoding RNA polymerase sigma factor has product MAEVVGLDDAPYPEPSSRASGDEALYAHLVKVGFAGPDYQAVADTLARYAYPILYAWLASGQIVQECAHKGVHGIHRLAADKITLNHHDIDDLVQDTLITALDRFARAGRERRGWSPQGGAALRTYFISGCLFAFGDVYRRWERDHDRHAPHDPTALSAPSASIDPADLIVLRQTLKDALPPPGRALTAVLLNAAGYTHAQIARILGENTTSRAVEGLLHRHRGALKGGTQP; this is encoded by the coding sequence ATGGCTGAGGTAGTTGGACTGGACGACGCTCCGTATCCCGAGCCGTCGTCACGAGCCTCGGGTGACGAGGCGTTGTACGCCCACCTGGTCAAAGTCGGGTTCGCCGGGCCCGACTATCAGGCGGTCGCCGACACGCTCGCCCGCTACGCGTACCCGATCCTGTATGCCTGGCTGGCCAGCGGGCAGATCGTGCAGGAATGCGCCCACAAGGGCGTCCACGGCATCCACCGCCTCGCCGCCGACAAGATCACTCTGAACCATCACGACATCGACGACCTCGTCCAGGACACCCTCATCACCGCGCTGGACCGGTTCGCCCGCGCCGGCCGTGAGCGCCGCGGCTGGTCCCCACAGGGAGGGGCGGCGCTACGCACCTACTTCATCAGCGGCTGTCTGTTCGCCTTCGGCGACGTCTACCGGCGCTGGGAACGTGACCACGACCGTCACGCCCCGCATGACCCGACCGCCCTGTCAGCCCCGTCAGCCAGCATTGACCCGGCCGACCTGATCGTCCTTCGTCAGACCCTCAAAGACGCGTTACCCCCGCCGGGACGGGCACTCACCGCAGTCCTTCTCAACGCAGCGGGCTACACCCACGCCCAGATCGCGCGCATCCTCGGAGAGAACACCACCAGCCGAGCCGTCGAAGGCCTGCTCCACCGCCACCGCGGAGCGCTGAAAGGAGGAACCCAGCCATGA
- a CDS encoding nuclear transport factor 2 family protein — protein sequence MGGSVTDADDAAAIMAVQNSYAIAIDRRDWVALRACFAPDATISFGMRLQVGTLDEFMAWAADFHDPLGPTLHQISTHHVEFQASAAVAAASCYLHAVLVDAARGSATSVFGRYDDEFVRRHDHWEIRRRRFRPTWLSTSVAAGGPRA from the coding sequence GTGGGAGGCAGCGTGACCGACGCCGACGACGCCGCCGCGATCATGGCGGTGCAGAACTCCTATGCGATCGCCATCGACCGCCGGGACTGGGTGGCGCTGCGTGCCTGCTTCGCGCCCGACGCCACGATCAGCTTCGGCATGCGGCTCCAGGTGGGAACCCTGGACGAGTTCATGGCCTGGGCCGCCGACTTCCACGACCCTCTCGGCCCGACACTGCATCAGATCTCCACGCACCATGTGGAGTTCCAGGCATCAGCCGCGGTCGCCGCGGCGTCGTGCTACCTGCACGCGGTCCTGGTGGACGCGGCGCGCGGTTCAGCCACCTCCGTATTCGGCCGGTACGACGACGAGTTCGTCCGGAGGCACGATCACTGGGAGATACGGCGGCGGCGCTTCCGCCCGACCTGGCTCTCGACGTCCGTCGCGGCGGGAGGCCCGCGGGCATGA
- a CDS encoding Crp/Fnr family transcriptional regulator, whose product MTDPDPVDIHQLLADSSLGDPISRQIQDHAPDTLSTTLRTHTPTQPRENTDVDRVKLPGKFSSSETSSPFPPGSLPARLNPVLRQQLLSLGGIRHYPHGEILMREAEPYDEVILILDGFVKITAIGEENRLAFLVIRSRGDVLGEISAMEQDTHTGTATAAGPVVGRAMSAVAFRSFVEQNPPAAFAVAEMVAKKLRDSIRHRVEHVDGPVRGRLARVLIELATLWGRPAARGVQLAVGLSQPELAALVAADERSVNRALAELRSMGVVDVGYRRVALLDLAGLERIAFGHPNDKDSLSPDRT is encoded by the coding sequence ATGACCGACCCCGACCCGGTCGACATCCATCAACTCCTGGCCGACTCCTCCCTCGGTGACCCCATCAGCCGCCAGATCCAGGACCACGCCCCAGACACCCTCTCCACCACCCTCCGAACCCACACGCCCACGCAGCCACGCGAGAACACGGACGTCGACAGGGTCAAACTCCCGGGAAAATTCTCTTCGTCCGAGACGTCCTCGCCCTTTCCGCCGGGCAGCCTGCCGGCACGCCTGAACCCGGTGCTGCGCCAGCAGCTTCTCTCCCTCGGCGGCATCCGCCACTACCCGCACGGCGAGATCCTGATGCGGGAGGCTGAGCCGTACGACGAGGTCATCCTGATCCTGGACGGCTTCGTGAAGATCACCGCGATCGGCGAGGAGAACCGGCTCGCCTTCCTGGTCATCCGGTCGCGGGGTGACGTGCTGGGTGAGATCAGCGCGATGGAGCAGGACACCCACACCGGAACCGCGACGGCGGCCGGGCCTGTGGTGGGCCGGGCGATGAGCGCGGTGGCCTTTCGCTCGTTCGTCGAGCAGAATCCGCCGGCGGCCTTCGCGGTCGCCGAGATGGTGGCGAAGAAGCTCCGCGACTCCATCCGGCACAGGGTGGAGCATGTCGACGGCCCGGTACGCGGCCGGCTGGCCCGGGTCCTCATCGAGCTGGCCACGCTGTGGGGCCGGCCAGCCGCCCGCGGCGTGCAGCTCGCGGTGGGTCTGAGCCAGCCCGAGCTCGCGGCTCTGGTCGCCGCCGACGAGCGCTCGGTCAACCGGGCACTCGCCGAACTGCGAAGCATGGGCGTGGTGGACGTCGGCTACCGCCGTGTCGCCCTTCTCGACCTGGCGGGCCTCGAGAGGATCGCCTTCGGCCACCCGAACGACAAGGACAGCCTGTCACCCGACCGCACCTAG
- a CDS encoding effector-associated domain EAD1-containing protein, translating into MRRAFPARADWERLLLFQLDRHLADYAPEASDLRDITLRVVESATAEGWLLDLVKAAFATSGNRQLREWAQPYLTAGPKPASGPRVRPEAALAAATTPGSRTAAAAPAASGDDPPVVFVSYGHAADDDDQFGLFVDDLRAAIVRVTGVSPARALYVDTSLSVGIEWSPELVEALSGCRVLMPFYSVSLMSSRGCGREWAYFTQRQDEFERATGRPADSILPVLWDNPANYADRLAKPPFPAVQFAPNGAEFRRYRERGLRHLYSRRDTFGTEVRTVRDYLADLVADLTRRPPLPPGPLAVAFDAITPAFGGA; encoded by the coding sequence CTGCGGAGGGCGTTTCCGGCCCGTGCCGACTGGGAGCGGCTGTTGCTGTTCCAGCTTGATCGCCACCTGGCCGACTACGCGCCCGAGGCCTCCGACCTGCGGGATATCACGCTCCGGGTAGTCGAATCGGCGACCGCTGAAGGCTGGCTGCTCGACCTTGTGAAGGCCGCCTTCGCAACCAGTGGGAACCGACAGCTGCGGGAGTGGGCGCAGCCCTACCTGACGGCTGGTCCGAAGCCGGCCAGTGGACCGCGGGTCCGGCCCGAGGCCGCGCTCGCCGCCGCGACGACGCCTGGGAGTAGAACGGCCGCCGCGGCACCAGCTGCCTCGGGCGACGACCCGCCAGTCGTGTTCGTCAGCTACGGCCACGCGGCGGACGACGACGACCAGTTCGGGTTGTTCGTCGACGATCTGCGGGCCGCGATTGTTCGCGTCACCGGCGTAAGCCCGGCCCGGGCCCTCTACGTCGACACCAGCCTGAGCGTGGGCATCGAATGGTCACCGGAGCTCGTCGAGGCCCTCTCAGGCTGCCGGGTTCTCATGCCCTTCTACAGCGTGAGCCTGATGAGCAGCCGTGGCTGCGGCCGTGAATGGGCCTACTTCACCCAACGTCAGGACGAGTTCGAACGGGCGACCGGCAGGCCGGCGGACTCGATCCTCCCGGTGCTCTGGGACAACCCCGCGAACTACGCCGACCGGCTCGCGAAGCCGCCCTTCCCCGCCGTCCAGTTCGCTCCGAACGGCGCCGAGTTCCGGCGCTACCGGGAACGGGGGCTGCGCCACCTGTACAGCCGCCGGGACACTTTCGGAACGGAGGTCCGAACCGTCCGCGACTATCTCGCGGACCTCGTCGCGGACCTCACCCGCCGCCCGCCACTGCCGCCAGGCCCTCTCGCTGTCGCCTTCGACGCGATCACCCCGGCCTTCGGCGGCGCGTGA
- a CDS encoding LLM class F420-dependent oxidoreductase translates to MTHGSVRPGHGPVRLGVVLPQAEIRPSDPRAVRRFVEHVEELGFDHLIAYDHVLGADSQSRPGWTGHYDHRTPFLEPLTLFAYLGATSSLELVTGVLVLPQRQTALVAKQAATVDLLLDGRLRLGVGIGWNEVEYEGLGVSFRSRAARLEEQIGLLRQLWTQPVVDHRGRFDIIDRAGVEPLPVQRPIPIWIGCGDAPTALERVGRVADGWMPHPALGGGSRLAAAWTAVRAAAERAGRDPATLGLQGQVRLTPGSLNDVTPRIDRWIELGATHVALNTLEAGLTWPADHHDLYTRIAQTWQAR, encoded by the coding sequence ATGACGCATGGGTCGGTTCGGCCGGGCCACGGGCCTGTTCGGCTGGGAGTGGTGCTCCCACAGGCGGAGATCCGTCCGAGCGACCCGCGTGCGGTACGACGTTTCGTCGAGCACGTCGAAGAGCTCGGATTCGATCATCTGATCGCCTACGACCACGTGCTCGGCGCGGACTCGCAGAGCCGCCCGGGCTGGACCGGCCACTACGACCACCGGACGCCGTTCCTCGAGCCGCTGACCCTGTTCGCGTATCTCGGCGCCACCAGCTCCCTCGAGCTCGTCACCGGGGTCCTCGTCCTGCCACAGCGGCAGACGGCGCTCGTGGCCAAGCAGGCGGCGACCGTCGACCTGCTTCTCGACGGCCGGCTGCGTCTCGGCGTCGGCATCGGGTGGAACGAGGTGGAGTACGAAGGCCTCGGCGTGTCGTTCCGTTCGCGCGCCGCCCGTCTGGAGGAGCAGATCGGTCTGCTGCGCCAGCTGTGGACCCAGCCCGTGGTGGATCACCGGGGTCGGTTCGACATCATCGACCGCGCCGGCGTCGAGCCCCTGCCGGTCCAGCGACCGATTCCGATCTGGATCGGATGTGGTGACGCGCCCACCGCACTTGAACGGGTGGGCCGGGTCGCCGACGGCTGGATGCCCCATCCCGCGCTCGGCGGCGGCAGCCGGCTCGCCGCGGCGTGGACGGCGGTGCGCGCCGCGGCGGAACGGGCCGGCCGAGACCCGGCAACCCTCGGTCTGCAGGGGCAGGTACGGCTGACCCCCGGCAGCCTGAACGACGTGACGCCCAGGATCGACCGCTGGATCGAACTGGGCGCCACCCACGTGGCCCTCAACACCCTGGAGGCGGGGCTCACCTGGCCGGCCGACCACCACGACCTCTACACGCGGATCGCGCAAACCTGGCAGGCCCGGTAG
- a CDS encoding TetR/AcrR family transcriptional regulator, whose amino-acid sequence MTQVIELASFPDVAAGAKAGGREAQRRATHERLFAAAVAEFERTGAAAADVGAIVRAAGVAHGTFFSHFPTKEHVVAELGQREEVRMAAELDDFLAAPRGLTELFAVVTAMAVSLEERIGTLLFRELLALYFSPSRPELRLWPEHPVVARVIGEVGSARDRGEIDAGADPSNSATVFLLGLYALLLTQENNAARAGALDQFATTVLRGLEPR is encoded by the coding sequence TTGACTCAAGTCATCGAACTCGCTAGCTTTCCGGATGTGGCGGCGGGCGCGAAGGCTGGAGGCCGGGAGGCGCAGCGACGCGCGACCCATGAGCGGCTTTTCGCCGCCGCGGTGGCGGAGTTCGAGCGGACGGGTGCGGCGGCAGCCGATGTGGGCGCGATCGTCCGGGCGGCCGGCGTGGCCCATGGCACGTTCTTCTCCCATTTCCCGACGAAGGAACACGTCGTCGCCGAGCTGGGCCAGCGCGAAGAGGTCCGGATGGCCGCCGAGCTCGATGACTTCCTGGCGGCTCCCCGGGGCCTGACGGAGCTTTTCGCGGTCGTCACCGCGATGGCGGTGTCGCTCGAGGAGCGCATCGGCACACTTCTTTTCAGAGAACTTCTCGCGCTCTATTTCTCGCCGTCACGCCCCGAGCTTCGGCTGTGGCCGGAGCATCCGGTCGTCGCCCGCGTCATCGGCGAGGTCGGGTCCGCTCGGGACCGCGGCGAGATCGATGCGGGGGCCGACCCCTCGAACAGCGCGACGGTTTTCCTTCTCGGGCTCTACGCACTGCTGCTCACGCAGGAGAACAACGCGGCACGGGCTGGCGCGCTCGACCAGTTCGCCACCACGGTGCTGCGCGGCCTGGAACCCCGGTAG
- a CDS encoding effector-associated domain EAD1-containing protein, with protein sequence MAIKLEQQQPLPVGTGRKRPPQDLAERAPLRTGQTSDPIVIEQTHLFLSLLEPDDAVALPLYRTKTSTADGCRAFGQRFACTGPRERRAPLGYTRQNRPRPGNGGRRRGIRMSRHGDGERAGGIGVGWGALLMDLDVDRLEKLTFPQLRPFFEGLKDAYPGRPQLDRFLRFNLDKRVGDYAGDSVPDILMAVLVEAKAKGWLSRLVAEASQEAPDDRHPLRIFARQFERHPQAPESPRMGGGADSGGRAFVPAIDRHFNSTFFDLASVDDVVLTAVDTGAPVLAFASTYAEDMYLDKLQVRIEGLVSNEVARKTPINLREDIRPPELWADELCGHRDELTWRDLSFRVHVDGVERGRGDRIPAAIEVFWDRVRSDFVAGPRQLVLLFVSRVGMALPDDIIVLDPPRFTSSDVRKWAHDAVSRLAETHGWPLALRWAWQEHLCRRAALGLPDSDVLDVRALYSAIDQSVDELHRDQAAFRGWLEGTG encoded by the coding sequence GTGGCGATCAAGCTGGAACAGCAACAGCCGCTCCCAGTCGGCACGGGCCGGAAACGCCCTCCGCAGGACCTCGCCGAGCGTGCCCCGCTCCGGACCGGTCAGACCTCCGATCCGATCGTCATCGAACAAACTCATCTGTTCCTGTCCCTACTGGAGCCGGACGATGCCGTGGCGCTACCGTTATATCGGACGAAAACGAGCACCGCTGACGGGTGCCGGGCGTTCGGGCAGCGCTTCGCGTGTACGGGGCCTCGCGAGCGTCGGGCGCCGCTGGGCTACACCCGCCAGAATCGGCCGAGGCCCGGAAACGGCGGACGTCGCCGTGGCATTAGGATGTCGCGACACGGCGATGGTGAGCGGGCGGGGGGCATCGGCGTTGGCTGGGGTGCGTTATTGATGGACCTTGACGTCGACCGGCTCGAGAAGCTGACCTTTCCACAGCTCCGGCCCTTCTTCGAGGGGTTGAAGGACGCGTATCCCGGGCGTCCGCAGTTGGATCGATTCCTCCGCTTCAACCTGGACAAGCGTGTCGGGGACTATGCGGGTGACAGCGTCCCGGACATCCTGATGGCTGTGTTGGTGGAGGCCAAGGCAAAGGGCTGGTTGTCGCGGCTCGTGGCAGAAGCGAGCCAGGAGGCGCCGGACGACAGGCATCCGTTACGGATCTTCGCGCGACAGTTCGAACGTCACCCGCAGGCGCCGGAGAGTCCCCGCATGGGCGGCGGTGCAGATTCCGGCGGGCGGGCGTTCGTCCCGGCCATCGATCGCCACTTCAACAGCACCTTCTTCGACCTCGCCTCGGTGGACGACGTCGTGCTGACCGCTGTGGATACCGGGGCACCGGTTCTCGCCTTCGCCAGCACATACGCCGAGGACATGTACCTGGACAAGCTCCAGGTGCGGATCGAGGGCCTGGTCAGTAACGAAGTCGCCCGGAAGACCCCGATCAACCTGCGTGAGGACATCCGGCCGCCCGAACTGTGGGCGGATGAGCTGTGCGGGCATCGTGACGAGCTGACCTGGCGAGACCTGTCGTTCCGGGTCCACGTCGACGGGGTCGAGCGGGGGCGCGGCGACCGGATTCCGGCGGCGATCGAGGTGTTCTGGGATCGCGTACGGAGCGATTTCGTCGCCGGGCCCAGGCAACTGGTGCTGCTGTTCGTCAGCCGGGTCGGTATGGCTCTGCCGGACGACATCATCGTTCTCGACCCACCCCGCTTCACCTCGTCGGACGTCCGGAAATGGGCGCACGACGCGGTGTCGCGGCTGGCGGAGACCCACGGCTGGCCACTGGCGCTGCGCTGGGCCTGGCAGGAGCACCTCTGCCGGCGCGCCGCGCTCGGCCTCCCGGACAGCGACGTTCTCGACGTCCGGGCTCTGTACTCGGCGATCGACCAGAGCGTCGATGAGCTGCATCGCGATCAGGCCGCGTTCCGCGGCTGGTTGGAGGGAACCGGCTGA
- a CDS encoding cytochrome P450 codes for MHEASQETTDRYESLDFLTDGTIIRDPYPYYQFLHERRGPVWIEPVHGMAMVTGYEEALTVYRDHETFSSCNAPSGPFSGFPASPEVDDVSALVEQHRADMPLHGYMATWDPPEHTAYRSLLTGLFTPRRLAATEAFMGQLAERQIDEFLERGACELIYQFAVPYTMLVIATLLGVPQEDLPRFRAWFDAQQARNTAGQGRVQVEDLNVLSSFEDAFTSYLEDRRRRPREDVLTHLAQVTFPDGSTPTTTVLANEAAFLFAAGQETTARTLAFAVQYLAEHPRTQEFLREHRDRVPGFVEEILRLESPVQDHFRLARKATTLGGVSIPAGTTVMMMIGAVNRDPRRFDAPDEFSLDRRNSYEHVTFARGVHTCLGQPLARAEARIGLEHILDRMADIRISTVEHGPAGARRYDYDPTSLFRGLKALHVEFTAADRRAGVARP; via the coding sequence ATGCACGAGGCATCGCAAGAAACGACCGACAGGTACGAGTCACTCGACTTCCTGACCGACGGAACAATCATCCGGGATCCGTACCCGTACTACCAGTTCCTGCACGAGCGGCGTGGCCCGGTCTGGATCGAGCCCGTCCACGGCATGGCGATGGTCACCGGGTATGAGGAGGCCCTCACCGTCTACCGAGATCACGAGACCTTCTCGTCGTGCAACGCGCCCTCCGGGCCGTTCTCGGGATTCCCCGCCAGCCCCGAGGTCGACGACGTCAGCGCACTGGTCGAGCAACACCGCGCGGACATGCCGTTGCACGGGTACATGGCCACCTGGGACCCGCCCGAGCACACCGCGTACCGTTCCCTGCTCACCGGGCTGTTCACACCACGGCGGCTCGCGGCGACCGAGGCCTTCATGGGGCAGCTCGCCGAGCGCCAGATCGACGAGTTCCTCGAACGCGGAGCCTGCGAGCTCATCTACCAGTTCGCGGTGCCGTACACCATGCTGGTGATCGCCACCCTCCTCGGCGTGCCGCAGGAGGACCTGCCGCGTTTTCGGGCCTGGTTCGACGCCCAGCAGGCCCGCAACACCGCCGGTCAGGGAAGGGTCCAGGTCGAGGACCTGAACGTCCTGTCATCCTTCGAGGACGCCTTCACCAGCTACCTGGAGGACCGTCGGCGGCGGCCACGGGAGGATGTTCTCACCCATCTGGCGCAGGTCACCTTCCCCGACGGTTCGACACCCACGACCACCGTGCTGGCGAACGAGGCCGCCTTCCTGTTCGCCGCCGGGCAGGAGACCACCGCGCGAACCCTGGCCTTCGCCGTGCAGTACCTGGCGGAGCATCCCCGGACGCAGGAGTTCCTCCGCGAGCACCGGGACCGTGTCCCGGGCTTCGTCGAGGAGATCCTCCGGCTGGAGAGCCCGGTCCAGGATCATTTCCGGCTGGCGCGGAAGGCCACCACGCTCGGCGGTGTGTCGATACCCGCCGGAACCACCGTGATGATGATGATCGGTGCCGTCAACCGCGATCCGCGCCGCTTCGACGCGCCGGACGAGTTCAGCCTCGACCGCCGCAACAGCTACGAACACGTCACCTTCGCGCGGGGCGTCCACACCTGCCTCGGCCAGCCGCTCGCCCGCGCGGAGGCCCGCATCGGCCTGGAACACATCCTCGACCGGATGGCCGACATCAGGATCTCCACCGTCGAGCACGGCCCCGCCGGCGCCCGCCGGTACGACTACGACCCGACCAGCCTTTTCCGCGGCCTGAAGGCGCTGCATGTCGAGTTCACCGCGGCCGACCGCCGTGCCGGGGTCGCACGGCCCTGA